In Ptiloglossa arizonensis isolate GNS036 chromosome 6, iyPtiAriz1_principal, whole genome shotgun sequence, a single window of DNA contains:
- the LOC143148296 gene encoding L-lactate dehydrogenase has product MTSLKDKLMSTVIEPISTGRNKISIVGVGQVGMACAFSILTNHVSSDVVLVDVMADKLKGEMMDLQHGSAFLKNAKINASMDYAATANSSLCIVTAGARQREGETRLNLVQRNTDIFKGIIPQLVKYSPNTILLIVSNPVDILTYVAWKLSGLPKNRVIGSGTNLDSARFRFLLSQKLNVAPTSCHGWIIGEHGDTSVPVWSGVNVAGVRLRDLNENVGTNKDEEQWGSLHKQVVDSAYEVIKLKGYTSWAIGLSVSHLASAILRNSNQVHAVSTLVTGYHEINEEVFLSLPCTLGDGGVTCIVQQKLTNDERALLHSSAKLMHEVQKDLKF; this is encoded by the exons ATGACTTCCTTGAAGGACAAACTAATGAGCACGGTGATAGAACCGATCTCCACCGGCAGAAACAAAATCTCCATAGTGGGTGTCGGTCAAGTGGGAATGGCTTGCGCGTTTAGCATCTTAACGAAC CACGTTTCCAGCGACGTGGTGCTCGTCGACGTAATGGCGGACAAGCTGAAAGGGGAGATGATGGATCTGCAACACGGCAGCGCGTTTCTGAAGAACGCGAAAATTAACGCGAGTATGGATTACGCTGCCACGGCGAACTCGAGTCTCTGCATCGTGACCGCGGGTGCTCGTCAAAGGGAGGGCGAGACGAGATTGAACCTCGTTCAACGTAACACGGACATTTTCAAAGGCATCATTCCACAGCTAGTCAAATATAGCCCGAACACGATACTCCTGATCGTCTCTAACCCGGTAGACATTCTAACTTACGTAGCATGGAAACTGTCCGGTTTACCAAAGAACCGTGTAATCGGAAGCGGTACTAATTTGGATTCGGCACGATTCCGGTTTCTACTATCGCAAAAACTCAACGTAGCGCCTACATCCTGCCACGGTTGGATTATCGGTGAACACGGCGATACGAGTG TACCGGTATGGTCGGGAGTGAACGTCGCTGGCGTAAGGTTGCGCGATCTGAACGAGAACGTCGGTACCAATAAGGACGAGGAACAGTGGGGCAGCCTGCATAAGCAAGTGGTCGACAGCGCGTACGAGGTGATCAAACTGAAAGGCTACACGTCGTGGGCTATCGGTTTGAGCGTCTCGCACCTCGCCTCGGCTATACTGCGAAATTCGAATCAAGTTCACGCAGTGTCTACATTGGTTACC GGTTATCACGAAATCAACGAGGAAGTGTTTTTATCCTTGCCTTGCACCTTAGGCGATGGAGGCGTGACATGTATCGTCCAACAGAAGTTGACCAACGACGAACGCGCGCTTCTGCATTCGTCGGCCAAGTTGATGCACGAAGTTCAGaaagatttaaaattttaa
- the LOC143148414 gene encoding L-lactate dehydrogenase C chain: MILSSCMLSISSFIKCTTRLTSRKCFCTSLPGRAYPPTILSEVFAKIGTKKFVSADFGKDATVGSDFQRAVSFVNDDTSGCRQSRFGFNFDQTNRAISEFSDVYVELVTFESWNRTIEIFKRGYERRSLDGLPSVNSFPRKVNRPITILPQRKDPHRLIGSILLLGTTDTRASQHLVPIRRRNISCATETNVRVIARHSVGIRLQIRRVSETERLRFRPMCLKEELLCKTSDPVKDCCHKVTIVGAGMVGVACANAILFQRIGAHLAIVDAFPKKLEGEGMDFNHGSVFMGDPRIDYGTDFCISSNSKVVIIASGVRQIKDESRLDLVQRNVEILKNIIPTLVGYSPNAVFVIVSNPVDILSWVTWKVSGLPVCRVIGSGTHLDSARFRYLIGDRLGIAASSIHGYIIGEHGDSQVPLWSGVNIAGVQFRDILPNIGLETDEEKWYEISKEVVKLGGIVRCLKGYTNTAVGLAVADIVRAILDNSQRVIPVSTLIQGHHEVSHEIYLSLPCSIGENGITNILRMRITEYEKKLFKNSANTVHNVQKDIVIKS; the protein is encoded by the exons ATGATTTTATCCTCGTGTATGTTGTCGATTTCGTCGTTTATAAAATGTACAACACGTCTGACGTCAAGAAAGTGCTTTTGCACGAGCCTTCCTGGGCGCGCTTATCCGCCAACAATTTTGTCAGAGGTCTTCGCCAAGATCGGGACAAAGAAATTCGTGTCGGCGGACTTTGGCAAAGACGCGACAGTTGGATCCGATTTTCAGAGAGCGGTCAGTTTCGT CAACGATGATACGTCGGGTTGTCGC CAAAGTAGATTCGGATTCAACTTTGATCAGACGAACCGAGCGATCTCAGAATTTTCGGACGTTTACGTGGAATTGGTGACGTTCGAAAGCTGGAACCGTACGATCGAGATCTTTAAAAGAGGAT ACGAAAGACGATCGTTGGACGGTTTACCATCGGTTAATTCCTTTCCGCGAAAGGtgaatcgaccgattacgattCTTCCGCAAAGAAAAGACCCGCATCGGTTAATAGGAAGTATTCTTCTTCTTGGCACTACCGACACACGTGCTTCAC AACATCTCGTTCCGATCCGAAGGAGGAACATTTCGTGCGCGACGGAAACCAACGTACGCGTGATCGCGAGACACAGCGTCGGAATAAGGCTTCAGATTCGTCGTGTCAGTGAAACGGAACGTTTGCGTTTCAGACCGATGTGCTTGAAGGAAGAGCTGCTGTGCAAAACTTCGGACCCGGTGAAGGACTGCTGTCACAAGGTGACGATCGTCGGAGCCGGCATGGTCGGCGTGGCTTGCGCGAACGCGATTCTATTTCAG AGAATCGGCGCGCACCTCGCGATCGTCGACGCCTTCCCGAAGAAACTGGAGGGAGAGGGAATGGATTTTAACCACGGATCGGTCTTCATGGGCGATCCACGCATCGATTACGGCACAG ACTTCTGCATCTCGAGCAACTCGAAAGTGGTGATCATAGCGTCGGGGGTGCGTCAAATAAAGGACGAATCTCGGCTCGACTTGGTGCAACGTAACGTGGAGATACTGAAGAACATAATACCGACCCTGGTCGGCTACAGCCCGAACGCGGTGTTCGTGATCGTCAGTAACCCAG TTGACATTTTGTCGTGGGTAACGTGGAAAGTGAGCGGATTACCGGTCTGTCGAGTTATCGGAAGTGGAACTCATCTCGACTCGGCGAGGTTTCGTTACCTGATCGGCGATCGTCTGGGAATAGCAGCCAGCTCGATTCACGGTTACATTATCGGCGAGCACGGGGACAGTCAGG TTCCACTCTGGTCCGGAGTGAACATCGCGGGCGTACAGTTTCGCGACATATTGCCGAATATCGGGCTAGAAACCGACGAGGAGAAGTGGTACGAGATCTCCAAAGAAGTCGTCAAGCT GGGAGGCATCGTGCGATGTTTGAAGGGCTACACCAACACGGCGGTCGGTCTCGCGGTCGCGGACATCGTGCGCGCAATACTGGACAACTCCCAAAGGGTTATACCGGTCTCAACTTTGATTCAA GGTCACCACGAAGTTTCCCACGAGATTTATTTGTCCCTGCCCTGTTCCATCGGGGAGAACGGTATCACCAACATCCTGCGGATGCGCATCACCGAGTACGAGAAGAAATTGTTCAAGAATTCGGCGAATACCGTGCACAACGTGCAGAAGGACATCGTGATAAAATCGTGA